Proteins encoded within one genomic window of Nilaparvata lugens isolate BPH chromosome 11, ASM1435652v1, whole genome shotgun sequence:
- the LOC111057854 gene encoding soluble scavenger receptor cysteine-rich domain-containing protein SSC5D isoform X1, giving the protein MWRRRPTTLCCLSTTSQSPPGIRQPSCSSRDLTRLLLHHLLTQSEVNPERWRNPTSGVRTLLLKAILPSSIQVQKIQQIRMQAAVRNWWTQRGGGEAVTVTVNGGPHHPHPHPQPQCMTAAAAAAAAAAAAGDQDNGPVPGSDIEMENGVLLEPNLLEQKSLLNLSQPSQGKLQSASDGNSSGGSKDGLRLPGFHQAFGSTEIGRFSQHEEFFETQPLPPPQDPKVSAASAANASQPPATTSKRARNPRGPRKNKVKEEKATRAWQQQQDRDSWPPEQDTVQPAVPSRSTSFSGGYAYSHPHMHQDEPPQHYGPPQHWSMSTASRSSQQDCYYPHPHSHANASNSQQPYYQPYYGAVPQSQLDDSGRTSSYYPSPAASYRSHPYYHPNHYPHPSHSPHPGHSPHPGHSPHPGHSPHHGHSPHPGHSPHPGHSPHPTHSYYNAHYDYYSNSGYGARLECEPNVSYQQQQQHMHASWPRQGYPPV; this is encoded by the exons ATGTGGCGCAGGCGGCCGACTACACTCTGCTGCCTGAGCACCACCAGTCAGAGTCCTCCTGGTATTCGTCAACCTTCCTGCAGCAG cAGGGACCTGACCAGACTGCTTCTTCATCATCTGCTTACCCAGTCCGAAGTGAATCCAGAAAGGTGGCGGAATCCCACGAGTGGAGTTCGCACTTTGCTACTGAAAGCAATTCTGCCTTCATCCATACAAGTGCAGAAA ATTCAGCAGATAAGGATGCAAGCCGCAGTGAGGAATTGGTGGACTCAGCGGGGCGGGGGGGAGGCAGTGACGGTAACGGTGAATGGGGGTCCtcaccacccccacccccacccACAGCCGCAATGCATGACAGCCGCAGCCGCAGCTGCAGCCGCAGCTGCAGCGGCTGGCGACCAAGACAATGGTCCAGTGCCTGGCTCCGACATCGAG ATGGAGAATGGAGTGCTTCTTGAGCCGAACCTATTGGAACAGAAATCACTGCTCAATTTGTCACAGCCGAGCCAAGGAAAGCTGCAGTCAGCTTCCGACGGAAATAGCAGCGGAGGGAGCAAGGATGGGCTGCGACTGCCCGGATTCCATCAGGCGTTCGGGTCGACTGAGATCGGCCGCTTTTCGCAGCACGAGGAGTTTTTCGAAACTCAGCCGCTGCCCCCGCCGCAGGACCCCAAGGTAAGTGCCGCCTCGGCCGCCAACGCATCGCAGCCGCCCGCGACCACCAGCAAGAGGGCACGCAACCCCCGCGGACCCCGCAAAAACAAAGTGAAAGAGGAGAAGGCCACTAGAGCTTGGCAGCAGCAACAGGATAGGGACAGCTGGCCTCCAGAGCAGGACACTGTCCAACCCGCTGTGCCCAGTAGGTCCACCAGTTTCAGTGGAGGGTACGCGTATTCACACCCCCACATGCACCAGGATGAACCTCCCCAGCATTATGGACCCCCTCAGCACTGGAGTATGAGCACTGCCTCACGTTCCAGTCAGCAGGACTGCTACTACCCTCACCCACACTCTCATGCCAATGCCAGCAACTCACAGCAGCCCTACTATCAGCCCTACTATGGTGCAGTGCCACAGTCTCAGCTGGATGACTCGGGGCGCACCAGTAGCTACTACCCGTCACCAGCCGCCTCCTACAGGAGTCATCCCTACTACCATCCCAACCACTACCCACATCCCAGCCATTCACCACATCCTGGCCATTCACCACATCCTGGCCATTCACCTCATCCTGGCCATTCACCACATCACGGCCATTCCCCTCATCCGGGCCATTCCCCTCATCCGGGCCATTCGCCCCACCCCACCCACTCCTACTACAACGCTCACTACGACTACTACAGTAACAGTGGGTACGGCGCGCGTTTGGAGTGTGAACCAAATGTCTCCTAtcagcaacagcagcagcaCATGCATGCCAGTTGGCCCCGACAGGGCTACCCGCCCGTCTGA